From the Daphnia magna isolate NIES linkage group LG3, ASM2063170v1.1, whole genome shotgun sequence genome, one window contains:
- the LOC123470322 gene encoding uncharacterized protein LOC123470322 — MFDDEKLLKCKNALLVYKFRTNSKFSGLNLPETPDDTQGYHSSCYSKFTAVSSSQIKLAKEKQCNKNSESASAVQDSSSVPDAETACATQSNSNTPARNLRSGKQPNVSNTRTGVFLNRCLFCDKVRKEQNGKNECLTSCSTENIQVTEFINCLYIINNNNNN, encoded by the exons atgtttgatgacgaaaaacttttgaaatgtaaaaatgCTCTACTTGTTTACAAGTTTcgaacaaattcaaaattcagtGGATTAAACCTACCTGAAACTCCTGATGACACCCAGGGCTATCACTCTTCCTGTTATAGTAAATTCACTGCTGTTTCCAGCAGTCAGATAAAATtagccaaagaaaaacagtgcAATAAAAACAGTGAAAGTGCAAGTGCAGTTCAAGATTCTTCAAGCGTTCCAg ATGCAGAAACAGCTTGTGCAACACAAAGCAATTCTAACACTCCTGCACGTAATTTAAGATCTGGGAAACAGCCTAATGTCAGCAATACAAGAACTggcgtttttttaaatcgctgTCTTTTTTGTGATAAAGTACGAAAGGAACAGAATGGGAAAAATGAATGTCTTACAAGTTGCTCGACAGAAAATATTCAAGTAACAGAATTCATAAATTGCCTTTATATtattaataacaataataataattaa